ACCACGAGGGTGTTCAGCATGATGCCGAATTTGTAGGCGAGGGCGTAGATGCCCACCTGGGCGAAGCCGGCGCTGGCCTGCAGGAAGAAGCGGTCGGCGAAGTTGATGCCGAACAGGCTGAGCTGCACCAGCACCAGCGGGTAGCCGTAGGCCACCATCTTCCGGAGGAGGGCGCCGTCGAACCCGAGCCCCACCGAGCGGATTACGTACGCGAGGAGGACGCCGCCCAGAGCCAGGTTGGTGATCAGGTTGCTGACCAGGATCCCCTCGACGCCCCAGTGGAGGCCCACCAGGAAGAAGACGTTGAGGAGCGCGCCCACGATGAACTTGATCACTGTGATCGTGCTGAAGAGGGCGGAGCGCAATAGAACGGCCAGGTAGGTCATGCCGAACTCGGCCACCATGTTGAATCCGAATCCGACGAAGAGGATCCGGAGCCAGCGGGTGAAGCGCGGGTCGTGGAAGACGCCCCGCGCGAGCCAGGGCGCCGCGAGAAAGAGCGCCGCCGCGATCGCGAAGGACACCGCGAGGATGGGGAGGAGCGCGGTGGAGACCACGCGCTTCCGCTCCTCCTCGGGGGCGAGATAGTAGTAGCGGTAGATGGCGTTCGCGAGCCCCAGGCTGAAGAGCATCCCGATCGCGAGGGCGGTCAGGTCGAGGTACTCGATGACGCCGTACTCGGCGGGGGAGAGGTTGTACGTGTAGAGGGGAACCAGGAGGAGCCCGGCGATGCGGATGCCGACGTTCCCCAGGCCGTAGATGCCGGCGTGCTTGAGAACGCTCGCGAAGGAGGCGGCGGAGGGCTTCCCGGCGGGGGCGCTCACTCGGGGCGGGACGCCTCATCGCCGGCCCGGGCAGGCATGGCGCGTCCGGTCGGGTCCGAGGCGCCGCGCGTCCCGCCCAGCCGCCGCGCGACCGCGGTGCGCACGCGGCGCGCCAGGGGCGCGAGCCAGGCCGCGTAGGGGCGAAGGTCCCGCCAGTCGAAGAGGGCGAACCGCTTCGGCTCGAGGAGCTGGGCGATCAGGCGGCCCTTCGGCACGGCCGGGTCGGACCACGATTCCAGGAACACCCCCAGATCGCGATCGCCGTCCACCCACGCGGCGCGGTTCTTCTGCCGCTCCGAGGCGCCCACGTCCACGCCCGCGAGGTCGGCATAGACCAGCGCCGGCAGGTCCACCCCGTTCACGATCATCGTCTTCATCCAATAGTCCGACCGCCCGACGGTTGCCTCGATGAACCAGGGGGCGCCGGCGCCGTCCAGCTTGAACTCCACCGAGGCGATCCCGCGGTAGTCGAGCCCGCGAAAGAGGCGGAGCCCCTCGTCGATCAGGTCGGGGCGATCGAGGCCGCGCGCCGCGCTGCTGTTGCCGAGGGTGCGCGGCACCTGGCGGATCTTCTGTCCCGCGAAGGCGCCGCGCGGGCGCCCCTCCCGATCGAAATACCAGGCGGCGAACACGACCTGCTCGTCGCCGCCCTCGATCCACTGCTGGAGCAGGTAGCGGTCGATGTCGCGATGGCGCTCCGCGAGCCGCGCGAGCTCCCCGCGGTCGGGAACGATCTCGACCTTGAGCGAGGACATCGGCACCGCGGGCTTCACGACGCAGGGAAACGCCGCGGCGTCGAGCGCGGCCGAGGGGCGTTCGCCGCGGGCCTCCGCGGCGCTCACCGCAGTCGTGCGCGGCACGCGCAGGCCCTGACGCTCCGCGAGGGGTCCCAGGGTGTCCTTCTCGATCAGCTCGAGGAGGAGCTCGGGGCGGGGAAAGGGAATCCGGTAGCGGTCGCGGAGCCCCGCCCGCGGGTCGTTCACGACGCGGACCATCCGGTCGTTCGTCACGAAGAGGACCGGGGCTTGGGGCAGGGCGCCGGCCAGCTCGGTGAGAAAGGGAGCCAGCGAGGGCCCGTGCACGTCCTCGTGGTGCAGCTTCAGCCCGTAGCGGGTCGCGGCGGAGGGCTGCGCCCAGTTCGATTCGACCGCGACCACCGTGACCCCTTTCCGCGCGAGGGAGCGCACGATGGCAAGCCCGTGCGAGCAGAGGCCAACCACCACGGCCGGCGGCCTGCCGGACGCGGGCAGGGCCCGCCTCAGGCTCTCGACCGAGCGGTGGATCGTCACGCTGGAAACACCTCCGGGAAGACCGATGGAACGGGAGGGGCGGGAGCGCCCCGGCCGACCATCTTAGACGATTTCGAGGATTTGGGGCGGGCCCGGCTCAGCGCGCCATCAGGTTGCTGGGCGGCGCCGGGGGGGTCGTGTCGACGACGTTCGTCGTGTAGCGCACCGCGAACT
The window above is part of the Candidatus Binatia bacterium genome. Proteins encoded here:
- a CDS encoding oligosaccharide flippase family protein; amino-acid sequence: MSAPAGKPSAASFASVLKHAGIYGLGNVGIRIAGLLLVPLYTYNLSPAEYGVIEYLDLTALAIGMLFSLGLANAIYRYYYLAPEEERKRVVSTALLPILAVSFAIAAALFLAAPWLARGVFHDPRFTRWLRILFVGFGFNMVAEFGMTYLAVLLRSALFSTITVIKFIVGALLNVFFLVGLHWGVEGILVSNLITNLALGGVLLAYVIRSVGLGFDGALLRKMVAYGYPLVLVQLSLFGINFADRFFLQASAGFAQVGIYALAYKFGIMLNTLVVASFFQVWNAKSFEVASDPAAPSFYTRVFSYFTLGLLAAGLGMALVIRDVIGIVAPPSYAAAARLVPLVVVAYVLNGIGTYFELGMKLKSRTPLLGAIFAGTCLLCLGLYAVLIPRWGMFGAVLATVIAFAFKAVWVYREGQRAYPIRFEFGRVVPAALLAAAIWGLRALLPPMPLVASLAVGIALFLVYAGLMWGLGWIRKEEREALVAWVRARLRPGTAAPEAS